In the genome of Bradyrhizobium sp. CIAT3101, one region contains:
- a CDS encoding DoxX family protein codes for MNIDRIAARSQPYLLSLFRFITGLLFFHYGVAKLFKFPPVEMFSDVTPLSLWGVAGMFEFVLGGLLMIGLFTRLAAFILSGEMAFAYFIEHLPHSFFPVVNDGALAIILCFACLFLAAAGGGPLSVDAMRR; via the coding sequence ATGAACATCGATCGCATCGCCGCTCGGAGCCAGCCTTATCTGCTCAGCCTCTTCCGCTTCATCACCGGGCTGCTGTTCTTTCACTACGGCGTGGCCAAGCTGTTCAAGTTTCCGCCGGTCGAGATGTTTTCCGACGTCACGCCGCTGTCGCTCTGGGGGGTTGCCGGGATGTTCGAATTCGTGCTCGGCGGCCTCCTGATGATCGGGCTCTTCACGCGGCTGGCCGCCTTCATCCTTTCGGGCGAGATGGCCTTCGCCTATTTCATCGAGCACCTGCCGCACAGCTTCTTTCCCGTCGTCAACGACGGTGCGCTGGCGATCATCCTGTGCTTTGCCTGCCTCTTCCTCGCCGCCGCCGGCGGGGGCCCGCTCAGCGTGGACGCGATGCGGCGCTGA
- a CDS encoding Lrp/AsnC family transcriptional regulator, with protein MSRNLDEIDLKILAEIQADGRITNVELAKRVGISPPPCLRRVRALEEEGYIHGYRGLLDARKLGFDVTVFAAVHLSSQAEADLRAFEEFVRAEPLVRECWMLSGEVDFILKCVAPDMATFQDFVTHLTAAPHVRNVRTSLVLHNSKYEAAVPLDVKGRR; from the coding sequence GTGTCGCGGAACCTAGACGAGATCGACCTCAAAATTCTCGCCGAGATCCAGGCCGACGGCCGAATCACCAATGTCGAGCTCGCCAAACGGGTCGGTATTTCGCCCCCGCCCTGCCTGCGCCGGGTCCGGGCACTGGAGGAGGAGGGCTACATCCATGGCTACCGCGGGCTGCTGGATGCGCGAAAGCTCGGCTTCGACGTCACGGTGTTCGCAGCCGTGCACCTCTCCAGCCAGGCGGAAGCCGATTTGCGTGCCTTCGAGGAATTCGTCCGCGCCGAGCCTTTGGTGCGGGAGTGCTGGATGCTGTCGGGCGAGGTCGATTTCATCCTGAAATGCGTCGCCCCTGACATGGCGACCTTCCAGGATTTCGTCACCCACCTGACCGCCGCGCCCCATGTCCGCAACGTGCGCACGTCACTGGTGCTGCACAACTCGAAGTACGAGGCGGCTGTGCCGCTCGACGTGAAGGGCCGGCGGTAG
- a CDS encoding methyltransferase domain-containing protein: MDDWIDYYDSTHTIYVSKLHRDLHFQIIARDIIGYITSPDATVLDYACGEALSASQVAAACGQLILAEPAPGVRGRLIARFAPNTKIRVRSLDDVRKMQDQSIDLVVMNSVAQYMTAEEFDAALINVRRILKPSGKLVLGDILQPHVGMGRDVTALLSFGLRHGFLKDALIGLVSTALSDYRHLRTRIGLKRYSEDEIAAKLKAAGFAGQRANTNIGHNRWRMTFIARPPLVR; the protein is encoded by the coding sequence ATGGACGATTGGATCGATTATTACGACTCGACGCATACGATCTATGTCAGCAAGCTGCATCGCGATTTGCACTTCCAGATCATCGCGCGGGACATCATCGGCTACATCACCTCGCCCGACGCGACCGTGCTGGATTATGCCTGCGGCGAGGCGCTGTCGGCGAGCCAGGTGGCGGCGGCCTGCGGCCAGCTGATCCTGGCCGAACCCGCGCCCGGCGTGCGCGGCCGGCTGATCGCGCGGTTTGCGCCGAATACAAAAATCCGTGTTCGGTCACTCGACGACGTCCGCAAGATGCAGGATCAGTCGATCGATCTCGTCGTGATGAACTCGGTCGCGCAATACATGACGGCGGAGGAGTTCGATGCCGCACTCATCAATGTCAGGCGCATCCTGAAGCCGTCCGGCAAGCTGGTGCTCGGCGATATCCTGCAGCCCCATGTCGGCATGGGCCGCGACGTCACGGCGCTGCTCTCCTTCGGCCTGCGCCACGGCTTCCTGAAGGACGCACTGATCGGGCTCGTCAGCACCGCGCTGTCAGATTACCGTCATCTGCGCACGCGCATCGGGCTCAAGCGCTACAGCGAGGACGAGATCGCGGCCAAGCTGAAGGCAGCGGGCTTCGCAGGTCAGCGCGCCAACACCAATATCGGCCACAATCGCTGGCGCATGACTTTCATCGCGCGGCCGCCTTTGGTGCGTTAA
- the carA gene encoding glutamine-hydrolyzing carbamoyl-phosphate synthase small subunit: MTQHENDNAWPDHKPTALLVLADGTVLEGFGLGAEGQAVGEVCFNTAMTGYEEILTDPSYAGQLITFTFPHIGNVGTNDEDIETVNMAATPGARGVILRTAITDPSNYRATKHLDQWLKARGIIGLSGIDTRALTALIRSKGMPNAVIAHAKDGEFDLHGLKEEAREWPGLEGMDLVPMVTSGQRFTWDETPWLWDKGFGRQDNPEFNVVAIDYGIKRNILRLLAGVGCKVTVVPATTSSEDILAMKPDGVFLSNGPGDPAATGKYAVPVIQDVIKSGTPTFGICLGHQMLGLAVGAKTKKMHQGHHGANHPVKDETTGKVEITSMNHGFAVDENTLPKGATQTHISLFDGSNCGIQLDGRPVFSVQYHPEASPGPRDSHYLFQRFADLMRQKKSA; the protein is encoded by the coding sequence ATGACACAACATGAAAACGATAACGCTTGGCCGGACCATAAACCGACCGCGCTCCTCGTGCTCGCCGATGGCACGGTGCTCGAAGGCTTTGGTCTCGGCGCCGAAGGCCAGGCCGTCGGTGAAGTCTGCTTCAACACCGCGATGACCGGCTATGAAGAGATCCTCACCGATCCCTCCTATGCCGGGCAGCTCATCACCTTCACCTTCCCGCATATCGGCAACGTCGGCACCAACGACGAAGACATCGAGACGGTGAACATGGCCGCGACGCCCGGCGCGCGTGGCGTGATCCTGCGCACCGCGATCACCGATCCCTCGAATTACCGCGCCACCAAGCACCTCGACCAGTGGCTGAAGGCGCGTGGCATCATCGGCCTCTCCGGCATCGACACCCGCGCGCTGACCGCGCTGATCCGTTCGAAGGGCATGCCCAACGCCGTGATCGCACACGCCAAGGACGGCGAGTTCGATCTGCATGGGCTGAAGGAAGAAGCGCGCGAATGGCCCGGCCTCGAGGGCATGGACCTCGTGCCGATGGTCACCTCGGGCCAGCGTTTCACCTGGGACGAGACGCCGTGGCTGTGGGACAAGGGTTTTGGCCGGCAGGACAACCCTGAATTCAACGTCGTCGCCATCGACTACGGCATCAAGCGCAACATCCTGCGCCTGCTCGCCGGCGTCGGCTGCAAGGTGACGGTGGTGCCGGCAACGACCTCGTCCGAAGACATTCTGGCGATGAAGCCGGACGGCGTGTTTCTGTCGAACGGCCCGGGAGATCCGGCCGCGACCGGGAAATACGCGGTGCCCGTGATCCAGGACGTGATCAAGTCGGGGACGCCGACCTTCGGAATTTGTCTCGGTCACCAGATGCTCGGCCTCGCCGTCGGCGCGAAGACCAAGAAGATGCATCAGGGCCATCACGGGGCCAATCATCCCGTGAAGGACGAGACCACCGGCAAGGTCGAGATCACCTCGATGAACCACGGTTTTGCGGTGGACGAGAACACGCTGCCGAAGGGCGCGACGCAGACCCACATCTCGCTGTTCGACGGCTCCAATTGCGGCATCCAGCTCGACGGCAGGCCGGTGTTCTCGGTGCAGTACCATCCCGAGGCGTCGCCGGGTCCGCGCGACTCGCACTATCTGTTCCAGCGCTTTGCCGATCTGATGCGGCAGAAGAAGAGCGCGTAA
- the carB gene encoding carbamoyl-phosphate synthase large subunit, producing the protein MPKRTDITTILIIGAGPIVIGQACEFDYSGTQAVKTLKEEGYRIVLVNSNPATIMTDPELADATYIEPITPEIVAKIIEKERHVVPGGFALLPTMGGQTALNCALSLRRQGTLDKFNVEMIGATADAIDKAEDRQLFREAMTKIGLETPKSRLANASELKKSFRDKYHAEREKLSGAALEELDRQWTLGESDRRKRYQEYAFGQAMMALSEIGLPAIIRPSFTMGGTGGGIAYNKEEFLDIIERGLDASPTNEVLIEESVLGWKEFEMEVVRDKKDNCIIVCSIENFDPMGVHTGDSITVAPALTLTDKEYQIMRDASLAVLREIGVETGGSNVQFGVNPEDGRMVVIEMNPRVSRSSALASKATGFPIAKVAAKLAIGYTLDEIANDITGGATPASFEPTIDYVVTKIPRFAFEKFPGASTTLTTSMKSVGEVMAIGRTFQESLQKALRGLETGLTGLDEIEIEGLGRDDDKNAIRAALGTPTPNRILQVAQAMRLGWSNEDIFNSCKIDPWFLGEMRGIVDMEEKVRKHGLPGNAFGMRTLKAMGFSDARLAVLAETTEAELTAKRHALGVRPVYKRIDTCAAEFASPTAYMYSTYESPFAGSTADESTPSDKKKVIILGGGPNRIGQGIEFDYCCCHACFALHDAGYESIMVNCNPETVSTDYDTADRLYFEPLTAEDVLEIIAKERSNGTLHGVIVQFGGQTPLKLARALEAAEVPILGTSPDAIDLAEDRDRFKRVLDKLRLKQPKNGIAYSVEQARLVATDLGLPLVVRPSYVLGGRAMQIIREENQLSDYLLGTLPELVPADVKARYPNDKTGQINTVLGKNPLLFDRYLSDATEIDVDCLCDGKDTFIVGIMEHIEEAGIHSGDSACSLPPHSLDAKMIEELERQTRELALGLDVVGLMNVQYAIKDGEIYVLEVNPRASRTVPFVAKVIGTPVAKIAARIMAGEKLADFKLKKADFKHVGVKESVFPFARFPGVDTVLGPEMRSTGEVMGIDRSFAVAFAKSQLGGGTRVPRKGTVFVSVRESDKTRIAEAVRELHSLGFKVLATSGTARFLTDEGIPTEKVNKVLEGRPHIVDAITNGDVQLVFNTTEGPQALADSRSLRRAALLHKVPYYTTLSGAVAAAQGIRAYLGGDLEVRTLQSYFSET; encoded by the coding sequence ATGCCCAAACGTACAGACATCACCACCATCCTGATCATCGGCGCCGGTCCCATCGTGATCGGCCAGGCCTGCGAGTTCGACTATTCGGGCACGCAAGCGGTGAAGACGCTGAAGGAAGAGGGCTACCGCATCGTCCTCGTCAATTCCAATCCGGCCACGATCATGACCGATCCGGAATTGGCGGATGCGACCTATATCGAGCCGATCACGCCCGAGATCGTCGCAAAAATCATCGAGAAGGAACGTCACGTCGTTCCCGGCGGCTTCGCGCTGCTGCCGACCATGGGCGGACAGACCGCGCTGAACTGTGCACTGTCGCTGCGCCGGCAGGGCACGCTGGACAAGTTCAACGTCGAGATGATCGGCGCCACGGCCGATGCCATTGACAAGGCCGAGGATCGCCAGCTGTTCCGCGAGGCGATGACCAAGATCGGGCTCGAGACGCCGAAGTCGCGGCTCGCCAATGCATCCGAGCTGAAGAAGTCGTTCCGCGATAAATACCACGCCGAACGCGAGAAGCTGTCGGGCGCAGCACTCGAGGAGCTCGATCGGCAATGGACCCTCGGTGAGAGCGACCGCCGCAAGCGCTACCAGGAATACGCTTTCGGCCAGGCCATGATGGCGCTGTCCGAGATCGGCCTGCCTGCGATCATCCGCCCCTCCTTCACCATGGGCGGCACCGGCGGCGGCATCGCCTACAACAAGGAAGAGTTCCTCGACATCATCGAGCGCGGCCTTGACGCCTCCCCCACCAACGAAGTCCTGATCGAGGAATCCGTCCTCGGCTGGAAAGAGTTCGAGATGGAGGTGGTGCGCGACAAGAAGGACAATTGCATCATCGTCTGCTCGATCGAGAATTTCGATCCGATGGGCGTGCACACCGGCGACTCCATCACGGTCGCGCCGGCGCTGACGCTGACGGACAAGGAATACCAGATCATGCGCGACGCCTCGCTGGCGGTGCTGCGCGAGATCGGCGTCGAGACCGGCGGCTCCAACGTGCAGTTCGGCGTCAATCCCGAAGACGGCCGCATGGTCGTGATCGAGATGAATCCGCGGGTGTCGCGTTCGTCGGCACTGGCCTCGAAGGCCACCGGCTTCCCGATCGCAAAGGTCGCGGCAAAACTCGCGATCGGCTACACGCTCGACGAAATCGCCAACGACATCACCGGCGGTGCGACGCCGGCCTCGTTCGAGCCGACGATCGACTACGTGGTGACCAAGATCCCGCGTTTCGCCTTCGAGAAATTCCCGGGCGCATCGACCACGCTGACGACGTCGATGAAGTCGGTCGGCGAGGTCATGGCGATCGGCCGCACCTTCCAGGAGAGCCTGCAGAAGGCGCTGCGCGGGCTCGAGACGGGATTGACCGGCCTCGACGAGATCGAGATCGAAGGCCTTGGTCGCGACGACGACAAGAATGCGATCCGCGCCGCGCTCGGCACACCGACGCCGAACCGCATTCTGCAGGTTGCGCAGGCCATGCGGCTCGGCTGGTCGAACGAGGACATCTTCAACTCCTGCAAGATCGATCCGTGGTTCCTCGGCGAGATGCGCGGCATCGTCGACATGGAGGAGAAGGTCAGGAAGCACGGCCTGCCCGGCAATGCCTTCGGCATGCGTACGCTCAAGGCCATGGGTTTTTCGGACGCGCGCCTTGCGGTGCTCGCCGAGACGACGGAGGCCGAGCTCACCGCGAAGCGTCACGCGCTCGGCGTCCGTCCGGTCTACAAGCGCATCGACACGTGCGCGGCCGAATTCGCCTCGCCCACTGCCTACATGTACTCGACCTACGAATCGCCGTTTGCAGGCAGCACCGCCGACGAGAGCACGCCGTCGGACAAGAAGAAGGTCATCATCCTCGGCGGTGGCCCGAACCGTATCGGCCAGGGCATCGAGTTCGACTATTGCTGCTGTCACGCCTGCTTCGCGCTGCATGACGCCGGCTACGAATCCATCATGGTCAACTGCAACCCCGAAACGGTGTCGACCGACTACGACACCGCGGACCGGCTCTATTTCGAGCCGCTCACCGCCGAGGACGTGCTGGAGATCATCGCCAAGGAGCGCAGCAACGGCACGCTGCATGGCGTCATCGTGCAGTTTGGCGGCCAGACTCCGCTCAAGCTTGCGCGGGCGCTGGAAGCCGCTGAAGTGCCGATCCTCGGCACCTCGCCCGACGCCATCGACCTTGCGGAAGACCGCGACCGCTTCAAGCGCGTGCTCGACAAGCTGCGGCTGAAGCAGCCGAAGAACGGCATCGCCTATTCGGTCGAGCAGGCGCGCCTGGTTGCGACCGATCTCGGCCTGCCGCTGGTGGTGCGTCCGTCCTATGTACTCGGCGGCCGCGCGATGCAGATCATCCGCGAGGAGAACCAGCTCAGCGACTACCTGCTCGGCACGCTGCCGGAGCTGGTGCCGGCCGACGTCAAGGCGCGCTACCCGAACGACAAGACCGGGCAGATCAACACCGTGCTCGGCAAGAACCCGCTGCTGTTCGACCGCTATCTGTCCGACGCGACCGAGATCGACGTCGACTGCCTCTGTGACGGCAAGGACACGTTCATCGTCGGCATCATGGAGCACATCGAGGAAGCCGGCATCCATTCCGGCGACTCCGCCTGCTCGCTGCCGCCGCACTCGCTCGACGCCAAGATGATCGAGGAGCTGGAGCGGCAGACCCGCGAGCTCGCGCTCGGCCTCGACGTCGTCGGCCTGATGAACGTGCAATACGCGATCAAGGACGGCGAGATCTACGTGCTCGAGGTCAATCCGCGCGCCTCGCGCACGGTGCCGTTCGTCGCCAAGGTGATCGGCACGCCGGTCGCCAAGATCGCCGCGCGCATCATGGCCGGCGAGAAGCTCGCCGACTTCAAGCTGAAGAAGGCCGACTTCAAGCATGTCGGCGTGAAGGAATCGGTGTTTCCGTTCGCCCGCTTCCCCGGCGTCGACACGGTGCTTGGTCCGGAGATGCGTTCGACCGGCGAGGTCATGGGCATCGACCGCTCCTTCGCGGTCGCCTTCGCCAAGAGCCAGCTCGGCGGCGGCACGCGGGTGCCGCGCAAGGGCACGGTGTTCGTCTCGGTGCGCGAGAGCGACAAGACGCGCATCGCGGAGGCCGTCCGCGAATTGCATTCGCTCGGCTTCAAGGTGCTGGCGACCTCCGGCACGGCGCGCTTCCTGACCGATGAAGGCATCCCGACCGAGAAGGTGAACAAGGTGCTGGAGGGCCGGCCGCATATCGTCGACGCCATCACCAATGGCGACGTCCAGCTGGTCTTCAACACCACCGAAGGCCCGCAGGCGCTTGCCGACAGCCGATCGCTGCGGCGCGCGGCCCTCTTGCATAAAGTGCCGTATTACACCACTCTTTCCGGGGCCGTGGCGGCCGCGCAGGGCATCCGCGCCTATCTTGGCGGAGACCTTGAGGTTCGTACCCTGCAGAGCTACTTTTCGGAAACCTGA
- a CDS encoding MFS transporter → MSVFWLALGAFAIGTEGFVIAGLLPSIASDLSISVSAAGQLVTAYALTYAVGSPILAVTLNNIDRRTVLALALLTFIAGNLAAMVASNYAVLLASRMLMALGSGLCMPTALAVSVAVASPERRGRAVALVTSGLTVATVIGVPLGNLVGSWFGWRATFAMVAMIGAVALAGLLLGLPRGLPRNTASLSERLAVARHSNVVIALLITILWALGGFTVFTYFAVPLRGLGFDASQISLALLVFGGAAAIGNMLGGVLADRLGTMATAALGLAGMASALILHSLVLKLLPGQAHYAVLGAIFLWGLSGWAFYPAQIASIIRIEPQASMIALSLNASAMYLGFAIGGALGGAVLATLSPNDLGWIGGTSVAASLLVHLARGWQARPKPVKIAG, encoded by the coding sequence ATGAGCGTATTCTGGCTGGCCCTGGGGGCCTTTGCGATTGGCACCGAAGGCTTTGTGATTGCTGGGCTTTTGCCGTCGATCGCCAGCGACCTCTCGATTTCGGTCTCGGCCGCCGGCCAATTGGTCACCGCCTACGCCCTCACCTACGCCGTGGGCTCGCCGATCCTGGCGGTGACGCTGAACAATATCGACCGCCGCACCGTGCTGGCGCTCGCGCTCTTGACCTTCATCGCCGGAAACCTCGCCGCAATGGTCGCCTCCAATTACGCCGTACTGCTGGCCTCGCGCATGCTGATGGCGCTGGGTTCCGGGCTGTGTATGCCGACGGCGCTGGCGGTGTCCGTGGCGGTCGCCTCGCCGGAACGGCGCGGCCGCGCGGTGGCGCTCGTCACCTCGGGCCTCACCGTCGCGACCGTCATCGGCGTGCCCCTCGGCAATCTCGTCGGCAGCTGGTTCGGCTGGCGCGCGACTTTCGCCATGGTCGCAATGATCGGCGCCGTTGCACTCGCCGGCCTTCTGCTCGGCCTGCCTCGCGGGCTGCCGCGCAACACGGCCTCGCTCAGCGAAAGGCTTGCGGTCGCGCGTCACAGCAATGTCGTGATCGCGCTTCTGATCACGATTTTATGGGCGCTGGGCGGCTTCACCGTGTTCACCTATTTCGCGGTCCCGCTGCGCGGCCTCGGCTTCGACGCTTCGCAGATCAGCCTTGCCCTGCTGGTGTTCGGCGGCGCAGCCGCGATCGGCAACATGCTTGGCGGCGTCCTGGCCGACCGACTCGGCACGATGGCCACCGCGGCGCTCGGGCTCGCCGGCATGGCGAGCGCGCTGATCCTGCATTCGCTGGTCCTGAAGCTCCTGCCCGGACAGGCGCATTACGCGGTGCTTGGGGCGATCTTCCTCTGGGGCCTTTCGGGCTGGGCGTTCTATCCGGCCCAGATCGCCAGCATTATCCGGATCGAGCCGCAGGCCTCGATGATCGCGCTCTCGCTCAACGCCTCCGCCATGTATCTCGGCTTCGCCATCGGTGGCGCCCTGGGCGGGGCGGTGCTGGCCACCCTCTCGCCAAACGACCTCGGCTGGATCGGTGGAACGAGCGTTGCGGCCTCGCTTCTGGTGCATCTCGCCCGCGGCTGGCAGGCGCGGCCGAAACCCGTCAAAATTGCCGGTTGA
- the trxB gene encoding thioredoxin-disulfide reductase: MSAPVHAKVVIIGSGPAGYTAAIYAARAMLEPILIQGMQAGGQLTITTDVENYPGFADVIQGPWLMEQMEKQAVHVGTRIVTDLVTKLETGQRPFRLTCDSGDVYLAETVILATGAQARWLGLPSEVKFQGGGVSACATCDGFFYRNKEVVVVGGGNTAVEEALYLTNHASQVTIVHRRDHFRAERILQERLFKHPKIKVIWNSAVDEICGTENPNKVTHVRLKNVKTGALSDVKTDGVFIAIGHAPATELVKDQIKLKPSGYVEVAPNSTATSVPGLFAAGDVADETYRQAVTAAGLGCMAALEAERFLALRASERAAAE, from the coding sequence ATGTCCGCTCCTGTTCATGCAAAGGTCGTCATCATTGGCTCCGGCCCCGCCGGCTACACCGCGGCGATCTACGCCGCGCGCGCGATGCTCGAGCCGATCCTGATCCAGGGCATGCAGGCCGGCGGCCAGCTCACCATCACCACGGATGTCGAGAACTATCCCGGCTTCGCCGATGTGATCCAGGGCCCCTGGCTGATGGAACAGATGGAGAAGCAGGCCGTCCATGTCGGCACCAGGATCGTCACCGACCTGGTGACCAAGCTGGAGACCGGCCAGCGGCCGTTCCGCCTCACCTGCGACTCCGGCGACGTCTATCTCGCCGAAACCGTGATCCTTGCGACCGGCGCGCAAGCGCGCTGGCTCGGGCTGCCATCCGAGGTGAAATTCCAGGGTGGCGGCGTGTCGGCCTGCGCCACCTGCGACGGCTTCTTCTACCGCAACAAGGAGGTCGTGGTGGTCGGCGGTGGCAATACCGCGGTCGAGGAGGCGCTTTACCTGACCAACCATGCCTCGCAGGTCACCATCGTGCATCGCCGCGATCACTTCCGCGCCGAGCGCATCCTGCAGGAACGCCTGTTCAAGCACCCCAAGATCAAGGTGATCTGGAACTCCGCCGTCGACGAAATCTGCGGCACCGAGAACCCGAACAAGGTCACCCATGTGCGCCTGAAGAACGTCAAGACCGGTGCGCTTTCGGACGTGAAGACCGACGGCGTCTTCATCGCCATCGGCCACGCACCGGCAACCGAGCTCGTGAAAGACCAGATCAAATTGAAACCGTCGGGCTACGTCGAGGTGGCCCCGAACTCGACCGCGACCTCCGTGCCTGGCCTGTTCGCCGCCGGCGACGTCGCTGACGAAACCTATCGCCAGGCCGTCACGGCCGCCGGCCTCGGCTGCATGGCAGCCCTCGAGGCCGAACGTTTCTTGGCCCTGCGCGCCAGCGAGCGCGCGGCAGCGGAATAA
- a CDS encoding DNA starvation/stationary phase protection protein, with translation MSKAPSKVSPDLDTPTDLQPQAVNKVSEALNVLLADAFALYLKTKNFHWHISGRHFRDYHLLLDEQSDQIFATTDQLAERVRKIGGTTVKSIGQIAKLQTIKDNNEDYVPPREMLRELMQDNKHVAAAMRKAHEVCDDAGDVASASILENFIDETERRTWFLFEATRQEGGNEA, from the coding sequence GTGAGCAAAGCCCCCAGCAAGGTCTCGCCCGACCTCGACACCCCCACCGATCTGCAGCCCCAGGCGGTCAACAAGGTCTCGGAGGCGCTCAACGTGCTTCTGGCCGATGCGTTCGCGCTGTACCTGAAGACCAAGAATTTCCACTGGCATATCAGCGGCCGGCATTTCCGCGATTATCACCTGCTGCTCGACGAGCAGTCGGACCAGATTTTTGCCACCACCGACCAGCTCGCCGAGCGCGTCCGCAAGATCGGCGGCACCACGGTGAAGTCGATCGGCCAGATCGCAAAGCTCCAGACCATCAAGGACAACAACGAGGACTACGTCCCGCCGCGCGAAATGCTGCGCGAGCTGATGCAGGACAACAAGCATGTCGCGGCCGCAATGCGCAAAGCGCACGAGGTCTGCGACGACGCCGGCGACGTCGCCAGCGCCAGCATCCTCGAAAACTTCATCGACGAGACCGAGCGCCGGACCTGGTTCCTGTTCGAAGCCACCCGCCAGGAAGGCGGCAACGAGGCTTAA
- a CDS encoding helix-turn-helix transcriptional regulator yields the protein MSRTPPHPTREQIELPLILDCLSDPIRLAIVYQLAQQERVSSELCCGDFNGLSGKSNLTYHFAKLRDCGLMQTRIAGTNRFMRLRREDLEARFPGLLDAVLKSAAKDADRLQLSATCEVVKVD from the coding sequence ATGAGCCGCACGCCTCCCCATCCCACGCGCGAACAGATCGAGCTGCCCCTGATTCTGGATTGTCTGAGCGATCCGATCCGGTTGGCGATCGTGTATCAGCTCGCCCAGCAGGAACGTGTCAGCAGCGAGCTTTGCTGCGGCGACTTCAACGGCCTCTCCGGCAAGTCGAACCTCACCTATCACTTCGCAAAGCTGCGCGATTGCGGGCTGATGCAGACGCGAATCGCGGGCACCAACCGCTTCATGCGGCTCCGTCGCGAGGATCTCGAGGCACGCTTTCCCGGCCTGCTTGACGCCGTGCTCAAGTCAGCGGCGAAGGATGCGGACAGGCTTCAGCTGAGTGCGACGTGCGAAGTCGTGAAGGTGGATTGA
- the greA gene encoding transcription elongation factor GreA translates to MEKVPMTASGFAALGEELKKRQSEDRPRIIEHIAEARSHGDLSENAEYHAAKEEQSHNEGRIAELEDKLARADIIDISKLSGDTIKFGATVTLVDEDTEKKAVWQIVGEVEADAKKGRISITSPLARALIGKKKGSTVEVNAPGGAKAYEITKVEWR, encoded by the coding sequence ATGGAAAAGGTTCCGATGACTGCGAGCGGCTTTGCCGCACTCGGGGAAGAATTGAAGAAGCGCCAGTCCGAGGACCGTCCGCGCATCATCGAGCATATCGCCGAGGCGCGCTCGCACGGCGACCTGTCCGAGAACGCCGAATACCATGCCGCCAAGGAAGAGCAGTCCCATAATGAGGGCCGCATCGCCGAGCTCGAAGACAAGCTCGCGCGCGCCGACATCATCGATATTTCCAAGCTCTCCGGCGACACCATCAAGTTCGGCGCCACCGTGACGCTGGTCGACGAGGACACCGAGAAGAAGGCGGTGTGGCAGATCGTCGGCGAGGTCGAGGCCGACGCCAAGAAGGGCCGCATCTCCATCACCTCGCCGCTTGCGCGCGCGCTGATCGGCAAGAAGAAGGGCTCGACCGTCGAGGTCAACGCCCCCGGCGGCGCCAAGGCATATGAGATCACCAAGGTCGAGTGGCGGTAA
- a CDS encoding cupin domain-containing protein, whose protein sequence is MSVVRDYAEPLAIVFRDDGLVPNNILPFLVYQGAVTLDPKRPEETIENLFETNNWGGTWRNGVYDYLHYHATVHEVLGVARGHARVRFGGDHGQELDIKAGDIAILPAGTGHQRINASDDFCVIGAYPPGSRMEVTRATPENHAKALKTIPNVARPPADPVTGKHGALMRLWR, encoded by the coding sequence ATGTCCGTCGTCCGCGACTATGCCGAGCCGCTCGCCATCGTCTTCAGGGATGACGGGCTGGTGCCGAACAACATCCTCCCCTTCCTGGTTTACCAGGGCGCGGTGACGCTCGATCCGAAGCGCCCTGAGGAGACCATCGAAAACCTGTTCGAAACCAACAATTGGGGCGGCACCTGGCGCAACGGCGTCTACGATTACCTGCACTACCACGCGACGGTGCATGAGGTGCTCGGCGTCGCGCGCGGCCATGCCCGCGTTCGTTTCGGCGGCGATCACGGCCAGGAGCTGGACATCAAGGCCGGCGATATCGCGATCCTGCCGGCCGGCACGGGACATCAGCGCATCAATGCGAGCGACGATTTCTGCGTGATCGGCGCCTATCCGCCGGGCTCGCGGATGGAGGTCACGCGGGCCACGCCGGAGAACCACGCCAAGGCGTTGAAGACGATTCCGAACGTCGCACGGCCGCCAGCCGATCCGGTCACGGGCAAGCACGGCGCGTTGATGCGGCTGTGGCGGTAG